A region from the Lentisphaera profundi genome encodes:
- a CDS encoding LamG-like jellyroll fold domain-containing protein gives MNSVRKIIFAALCFASSASQAEDLSKVYKGEEKFHKGSYGAPGDYILNGELIKDLPPPLKVPLDYKAPGFDTSKLTPPPAVGIHPRIIIGPDDIERFKKVYTSGKDAPRIFRVQMEDMRREAKNWKVPQNFDYRSSPWGGDSKIAGWALYALITEDNELGRRAAKATVDHALYMEGRLDILNKMKEVEAIKDVGYDFLRTGIKFGLVDYHTAYHQGGLKRVNELMKKHGAAVVKKDISGSYLSLAFEYDYAYPFMTEKERTIVRRTISKSTYGKYTTGMQIPGHMYINNHMSGAANQIYLALAIEGEKGYDPRVAKMAEWSLKNKLSYDLSSDGITYENNKGFIPMLPILAIAKRQGPDHPENLLKHSHLLSRANSNIAHARKLYYRYFGGSRRRPDNTPLDKIITGQDQPRYWRASGGSGTGGHLEFWSVLKHFYHEDPKVDFVWNCKLPGALEYYEGTEKENWGGKIHYMYFDMKALNLLTATKMTDYNKQDNLKQFDAVQKHWFDKERGIMSARNDWSANSMLVHLENRIDQFYMGHESPQHGDFQLWADGISWVPNGGGYLDTSFRNMVTVDGLASIFAPVSGDTMTAVGTEQTATTVSEMTTAYQWRKSWNGLRYLDHPGLTTAPYQMKGYAKAAYQINRFSEFAYLPAIKEHYDGFAHLDYGPWHGETRGPEYYVKWNDPMDHVFRTLHFARGDKPYMLIMDDLRKSDNKDHQFDWRMLVTGDAVLYKVTTAVGNRHTDMNTEGKIGTDMIFTMKDDSYNRQYSGAYYVGLQPKPKKGDPMLLVRVLWRNTNFPFPVPNVQRTGLFNMVSVPAFGKSPEYRIMIFPHHFGDKLPSTEWSDDRTRLTVKVGSNIDVYDLDQTDKERTVFSMSRNGKKVTDSGAKPAQPELAERAKFTVDQNRPEWRAPRVISGPTEVLFTAGKLGSEIRYTLDGSVPGLSSSLVNGPITIDKSCVLKARTYRADWRFGKDNWSDTVSFTYELQKPQKAIAIEGKTPGLKVQGFEIKTTEFDEKGFFQGGKNSLPKLGLYKPLVTKAFADLTIPVMDGKLDGKHMMKAFYAFEGYLEVPETGAYSFELTSNGPIDFKVGGQQIILVDKQFGLSYKPRYGEVVLQKGWHTLHITVCDPVFWKGDAEEQYGISLKALAPSGADYETIAPERFMRNKDGLKLENVAEKVSTLIPASKGIKVVPGLIERRYDRLDILLADYKTVPNFRDQAGFVPTSGFKPAYFDVEGAKPYLSRSVDLMERNDSPRKLVEYSGYLRISRDGLYTFSMPESRSDSALLIIDNQVVVRRQVDAPKTDGVIGLEAGLHPFKLQVAIGQALVSVKHEKDAGFQFLSSAAFARDAAYQAPKSKAVSSNDIPGLLGHLSCEKLVGESTPITNGNGAVALVEGATIIPDGVKGNALALYGDVATMMIRGLKQREDAFTVSMWIKFRDRTEDLTVFGQAYGPISFQVRGTRASHIKAEWGRGIGHSSWTAPQEMTVPGKWFHVAATYGKETAVYFNGKKVSSAQALHWKKRIGNGYFADHGAILAGKKPTAFDEYRMYDRALTAEEIKSIYDFDLKK, from the coding sequence ATGAACTCTGTACGAAAAATCATTTTTGCTGCTCTTTGCTTTGCAAGCTCCGCAAGCCAAGCTGAAGACCTCTCCAAGGTTTACAAAGGCGAAGAAAAATTTCATAAGGGAAGTTACGGCGCTCCTGGTGATTATATCCTCAATGGCGAATTAATTAAAGATCTGCCTCCTCCCCTAAAAGTCCCCCTGGATTACAAAGCGCCGGGTTTTGATACAAGCAAACTCACCCCGCCCCCTGCAGTAGGAATTCATCCGCGTATTATCATCGGACCGGATGATATCGAACGCTTCAAAAAGGTTTATACCTCTGGTAAAGACGCTCCTCGAATTTTTCGTGTTCAGATGGAGGATATGCGTCGCGAAGCTAAAAATTGGAAGGTTCCACAAAACTTCGACTATCGTTCAAGCCCCTGGGGCGGGGACAGTAAGATCGCCGGTTGGGCGCTCTACGCACTCATTACCGAGGATAATGAACTAGGTCGCAGGGCCGCAAAAGCAACTGTTGATCACGCCCTCTATATGGAAGGAAGGCTTGATATTCTCAACAAAATGAAAGAAGTGGAAGCCATTAAAGATGTGGGCTATGATTTTCTTCGTACTGGAATTAAATTCGGCCTTGTTGATTATCATACCGCTTATCATCAGGGAGGCTTGAAGCGAGTTAATGAACTCATGAAGAAACATGGGGCAGCTGTAGTCAAGAAAGACATCAGCGGCTCCTATCTAAGCCTTGCCTTCGAGTATGACTACGCCTACCCTTTTATGACTGAGAAGGAACGTACCATTGTACGCCGAACAATCTCTAAGAGTACTTATGGTAAATACACCACGGGCATGCAAATTCCCGGCCATATGTATATTAACAATCACATGTCCGGTGCAGCAAATCAAATTTATCTGGCACTCGCTATTGAAGGAGAGAAAGGGTACGACCCGCGCGTAGCAAAGATGGCGGAATGGAGTCTTAAAAATAAACTGAGCTACGACTTATCGTCTGATGGCATTACCTATGAAAACAACAAGGGTTTTATTCCCATGTTGCCAATACTCGCCATTGCTAAGCGCCAGGGTCCTGATCATCCAGAGAATTTATTAAAACATAGTCACCTTCTTTCTCGCGCAAATTCAAATATAGCCCACGCGCGTAAACTCTATTATCGCTATTTTGGTGGATCCCGTCGTCGCCCTGATAATACCCCTCTTGATAAAATTATTACGGGTCAGGATCAGCCGCGCTACTGGCGCGCCTCTGGTGGTTCTGGAACGGGGGGTCACCTTGAGTTCTGGTCGGTATTAAAACATTTTTATCATGAAGATCCCAAAGTTGACTTTGTGTGGAACTGCAAACTACCCGGCGCCCTTGAGTACTATGAAGGCACGGAGAAGGAAAACTGGGGTGGGAAAATCCATTATATGTATTTTGATATGAAGGCGCTTAACCTGCTCACCGCAACAAAGATGACCGATTACAATAAGCAGGACAATCTAAAACAATTTGATGCGGTACAAAAACACTGGTTTGATAAAGAACGAGGCATTATGTCAGCTCGAAATGACTGGTCTGCCAACTCCATGCTAGTTCACCTTGAAAATCGTATAGACCAGTTTTATATGGGACACGAAAGTCCACAGCACGGTGACTTTCAGCTATGGGCTGACGGCATTTCGTGGGTTCCTAACGGCGGTGGATATTTAGATACCAGTTTTCGCAATATGGTAACAGTGGACGGTCTGGCTAGTATCTTCGCTCCTGTTTCCGGCGACACTATGACCGCTGTTGGTACCGAGCAGACTGCTACAACTGTTTCTGAAATGACGACAGCTTACCAGTGGCGTAAAAGCTGGAATGGTCTTCGTTACCTTGATCATCCTGGACTGACGACTGCGCCGTACCAGATGAAAGGCTATGCGAAAGCAGCCTATCAGATCAATCGTTTTAGTGAATTTGCCTACTTACCCGCTATCAAAGAGCATTATGACGGATTCGCTCATCTTGACTACGGACCCTGGCACGGCGAAACCCGTGGCCCAGAATACTATGTAAAATGGAACGACCCCATGGATCATGTTTTTCGCACCCTACATTTCGCCCGGGGTGATAAGCCCTATATGCTTATTATGGATGACCTTCGCAAGTCTGATAATAAAGATCATCAGTTTGACTGGCGCATGCTGGTCACTGGCGATGCGGTTCTCTACAAGGTCACCACCGCTGTTGGTAACCGCCATACAGATATGAATACCGAGGGCAAAATTGGTACTGACATGATATTCACTATGAAAGATGACAGCTACAATCGTCAATATAGCGGTGCCTACTACGTGGGTCTTCAACCAAAACCTAAAAAGGGTGATCCCATGCTTTTGGTTCGTGTACTTTGGCGAAATACCAACTTCCCTTTTCCCGTACCTAATGTGCAGCGCACCGGTCTTTTCAACATGGTCTCTGTGCCGGCCTTCGGTAAAAGTCCGGAGTACCGCATCATGATCTTTCCTCATCATTTTGGTGATAAACTTCCTAGCACCGAGTGGTCGGATGACCGGACACGCTTGACAGTGAAGGTAGGGAGCAATATCGATGTCTATGACCTTGACCAGACCGACAAAGAACGCACCGTTTTCAGTATGTCTCGCAACGGTAAGAAGGTGACTGATTCTGGCGCTAAACCTGCACAGCCAGAACTTGCTGAGCGTGCTAAATTCACAGTCGACCAAAATCGTCCTGAGTGGCGCGCACCACGCGTAATCAGCGGTCCAACTGAGGTGCTCTTTACTGCAGGTAAGCTTGGCTCCGAGATTCGCTACACCTTAGACGGATCCGTTCCAGGCCTTTCTTCTTCTCTTGTAAATGGACCTATTACCATTGATAAGAGCTGCGTACTAAAGGCTCGCACTTACCGCGCAGATTGGCGCTTCGGGAAGGACAACTGGAGTGATACAGTAAGCTTTACCTATGAACTGCAGAAACCGCAAAAAGCCATTGCTATTGAGGGTAAAACTCCGGGACTAAAGGTGCAGGGATTTGAAATCAAGACTACGGAATTTGATGAAAAGGGATTCTTTCAAGGTGGGAAGAATTCACTGCCTAAGCTTGGTCTGTATAAGCCGCTTGTAACCAAAGCTTTTGCTGACCTGACAATTCCAGTGATGGACGGTAAGCTGGATGGCAAACATATGATGAAAGCCTTCTATGCATTTGAAGGCTATCTTGAAGTGCCTGAAACGGGAGCCTACTCCTTTGAGCTTACCTCAAATGGTCCAATAGACTTCAAGGTGGGTGGCCAACAGATTATTCTGGTCGATAAACAGTTTGGTCTCTCCTACAAGCCACGCTACGGCGAAGTAGTTCTTCAAAAGGGATGGCATACCCTGCATATCACAGTTTGCGACCCTGTCTTCTGGAAAGGTGACGCAGAGGAACAGTACGGCATTAGTCTTAAAGCTCTTGCTCCAAGTGGCGCTGACTATGAAACAATTGCACCTGAGCGTTTTATGCGCAATAAAGATGGTCTCAAGTTAGAAAATGTTGCTGAAAAAGTATCGACTCTTATACCGGCCTCAAAGGGCATAAAAGTGGTGCCAGGCCTAATTGAACGTCGTTACGATCGGCTCGATATCCTACTGGCCGACTACAAAACGGTTCCGAACTTCCGGGATCAGGCAGGATTTGTTCCAACAAGTGGATTCAAGCCAGCCTATTTTGATGTCGAAGGTGCAAAACCTTATTTGAGTCGGTCCGTGGATCTTATGGAGCGCAATGATTCGCCTAGAAAACTAGTTGAGTACAGTGGATACTTGCGCATTAGTCGCGATGGACTGTATACCTTTAGTATGCCCGAAAGCCGAAGTGATTCAGCACTACTTATTATCGACAATCAGGTGGTGGTTCGACGCCAAGTCGATGCACCTAAAACTGATGGTGTTATCGGCCTTGAAGCGGGACTGCATCCCTTCAAGTTACAGGTTGCAATAGGGCAGGCATTAGTCTCGGTAAAACATGAAAAAGACGCAGGATTTCAATTTTTGAGCTCTGCCGCTTTTGCCCGTGATGCAGCGTATCAGGCTCCAAAATCCAAAGCTGTATCCAGCAATGATATACCTGGTCTATTAGGACATCTATCATGTGAAAAACTTGTTGGTGAGAGCACACCGATCACGAATGGAAATGGTGCAGTGGCCCTAGTTGAGGGAGCTACCATCATCCCCGACGGTGTCAAAGGCAATGCCCTCGCTCTCTACGGCGATGTAGCTACTATGATGATACGTGGTCTGAAACAACGCGAGGATGCCTTTACAGTCTCTATGTGGATCAAGTTCAGAGACAGAACCGAGGACCTCACTGTCTTTGGTCAGGCTTATGGCCCCATTAGCTTCCAGGTACGTGGAACCCGGGCCTCTCACATAAAGGCCGAATGGGGTCGCGGTATTGGCCACTCATCATGGACTGCACCACAAGAGATGACGGTCCCTGGAAAATGGTTCCATGTTGCCGCTACCTATGGCAAAGAGACCGCCGTATATTTCAATGGCAAAAAGGTATCGTCTGCCCAAGCCCTGCATTGGAAAAAGCGCATCGGCAACGGCTACTTCGCCGATCATGGTGCGATTCTCGCCGGTAAAAAACCAACCGCCTTTGACGAGTATCGTATGTACGATCGTGCTCTCACAGCTGAAGAGATAAAATCGATCTATGATTTCGATCTTAAAAAGTAA
- a CDS encoding type II secretion system protein, whose protein sequence is MKNKTFTLIEVLVVVAIIGILASLLMPSLKKSRESARIAICLNNLKQHHLAINLYTDDNDQYLPSNFSDPNNAFLKQIAAYLGTSREGYECPGVSEGKFGIDSVGTLTLADGRELTALKTYYENSFRYLDLPGSGGPAHRIAMGLFKSNYHNKITEVDPSTIAMHDYVRNWSATQSTAEGIGGKSDGRGVSMGNHLNKGANSLHIDGSARFVKTNNWMFDSEYKVTNNTTWWRENEGNFGIFQANMEPAGTRFYWNPNY, encoded by the coding sequence ATGAAAAATAAAACATTTACCCTGATCGAAGTTCTTGTTGTCGTAGCTATTATTGGCATTTTGGCTTCTTTACTCATGCCCTCATTAAAGAAATCTCGTGAATCAGCTAGAATAGCGATCTGCCTTAACAATCTAAAGCAACATCACCTTGCTATTAACCTCTATACAGATGATAACGATCAATACCTCCCCTCAAATTTCAGTGATCCCAATAATGCTTTTTTAAAGCAAATAGCTGCTTACTTGGGAACAAGTCGTGAAGGCTATGAATGCCCTGGCGTCTCCGAAGGAAAGTTTGGTATTGATTCAGTTGGCACCCTAACTCTTGCTGACGGTAGAGAGTTAACTGCCCTTAAGACTTATTATGAAAATTCTTTCCGCTACCTTGATCTCCCCGGTAGTGGCGGCCCCGCCCATCGTATAGCAATGGGACTTTTCAAATCCAATTATCATAATAAAATTACGGAAGTTGATCCCTCCACCATTGCCATGCATGACTACGTCAGAAACTGGAGTGCAACTCAATCCACCGCAGAAGGAATAGGCGGTAAAAGTGATGGTCGCGGAGTCAGCATGGGCAATCACCTAAATAAAGGTGCAAATTCACTACATATTGATGGCTCAGCAAGATTTGTAAAAACAAATAATTGGATGTTTGACTCCGAATATAAAGTCACAAATAATACCACCTGGTGGCGGGAAAATGAAGGTAACTTTGGCATTTTCCAAGCTAACATGGAACCAGCTGGTACGAGGTTTTACTGGAATCCCAATTATTAA
- a CDS encoding alpha-L-fucosidase: MNDYSDLREEKYKSAEWMLDTYKYLRDRGANLLINVSPRPNGELPETVYQRFQEIT; this comes from the coding sequence GTGAATGACTACAGCGATTTGAGAGAAGAAAAATATAAATCTGCTGAATGGATGTTGGACACTTACAAATACCTTCGTGATCGCGGTGCTAATCTTCTAATCAATGTCAGTCCAAGACCGAATGGAGAACTCCCGGAGACTGTCTACCAGCGCTTTCAAGAAATTACATAA
- a CDS encoding acetylxylan esterase: MPAFDFSIEKLQTYRGSSPCPDDIDQFWDRNITEMKALDFQVELIPSKFQFPNAEAFELYFTGVDGARVHAKYLRPKNISKPIPSVIEFHGYGYHSGEWSEKLSWVNSGFAIASMDCRGQGGNSQDTSAVLGNTLKGHIIRGIDSGPDALLFKKIFLDTAQLANILMSLDEVDETRLAAIGGSQGGALALACAALEPKIKLCAPHYPFLSDYQRVWDMDLDQNAYEELRNYFRYHDPLHERKEQVFNTLGYIDIQNITKRIKAKTFMACGLMDQICPPSSQHAAYNKITAEKDIVYYPDFAHERLPGWADRVHQFILSNINP; the protein is encoded by the coding sequence ATGCCTGCCTTTGACTTTTCAATTGAAAAACTCCAAACATATAGGGGCTCAAGCCCCTGCCCTGATGACATAGATCAATTCTGGGACCGCAATATCACCGAAATGAAGGCGCTTGATTTCCAAGTCGAACTTATCCCTTCAAAATTTCAGTTCCCAAATGCCGAGGCCTTTGAACTCTACTTCACTGGTGTTGATGGCGCTCGTGTTCACGCCAAATACCTAAGACCTAAAAATATCTCCAAGCCCATTCCAAGTGTCATCGAGTTTCACGGCTATGGCTACCACTCAGGTGAATGGTCGGAAAAACTCTCATGGGTTAACTCTGGCTTTGCCATTGCTTCTATGGACTGTCGTGGGCAAGGAGGTAATTCACAGGACACCAGCGCTGTTTTGGGTAACACTCTCAAAGGGCACATTATTCGTGGCATCGATTCAGGGCCCGACGCCCTGCTCTTTAAAAAGATTTTTCTGGACACAGCTCAGCTCGCCAATATACTCATGTCATTAGACGAAGTCGATGAAACTCGTTTGGCCGCTATTGGTGGTTCACAGGGCGGTGCTTTAGCCCTCGCATGCGCAGCTCTAGAACCGAAAATAAAACTCTGTGCACCGCACTACCCTTTCCTGAGTGACTATCAGCGCGTCTGGGACATGGACCTGGACCAAAATGCTTATGAAGAACTGCGCAATTACTTCCGCTACCATGACCCACTCCATGAAAGGAAAGAACAAGTATTTAATACTCTGGGCTATATTGATATCCAAAATATCACCAAGCGCATCAAGGCAAAAACCTTCATGGCCTGCGGCCTCATGGACCAAATCTGCCCACCTTCAAGTCAGCACGCTGCTTACAATAAAATCACTGCAGAAAAAGATATCGTTTATTACCCAGATTTCGCCCATGAACGCCTCCCCGGTTGGGCTGACCGAGTTCACCAATTCATCTTAAGCAATATTAATCCTTAG
- a CDS encoding alpha/beta hydrolase — translation MKIISLLIMFGTVLQANDLRYFAEHDKREIKSEIIDSQHQLRLISSLPDNWQESDKRSAFVFIHGGGWLAGEPENFIPHMRYFSSRGAVCFSINYRLLKTKNYRWNKKLSDEENKINEQKKLQEFIAGPSLTELISDCEKAMLHIRKNASSYGIDPKGLIVIGDSAGGHLASCMATIVKPEARANALVDCNGITDLTYEPWISNVKPCNDPISKAKQASPVFNIPTQPIPALILHGDQDFIVVEKMAREFHNALYSKGYSSEFKLYKGARHAFIVYNYSATLEETTQCLLDIDAFAVKHNFLKGPATIKMPNYSNSDKRIILESKQVKAGQEFTQVADFPGQFTLSLKIKPEKKFNGSLLQLAGSFGLNHNVHNNGHDLSSCRFRQRNNDFKLIAEQWNDYQLAVFKDKVVITLNGQTLEYEKNLPLGFISNTVIIGKGLKAEIKDLKFYNSPF, via the coding sequence ATGAAAATAATTTCACTTCTAATTATGTTTGGAACAGTATTACAAGCTAATGATTTACGCTATTTTGCGGAACATGATAAACGCGAAATTAAAAGTGAAATCATTGATTCACAACATCAATTACGCTTAATTTCCAGCTTGCCTGACAATTGGCAAGAATCTGACAAACGGTCCGCATTTGTATTTATTCATGGTGGTGGTTGGCTAGCGGGAGAACCAGAAAATTTCATCCCCCACATGCGCTATTTTTCATCTAGGGGTGCAGTCTGTTTCAGCATCAATTACCGCTTGCTAAAGACAAAAAATTACCGTTGGAATAAAAAATTAAGTGATGAAGAAAATAAAATTAATGAGCAGAAAAAGCTCCAAGAATTTATTGCTGGTCCCTCATTAACTGAGCTAATTTCCGATTGTGAAAAGGCCATGCTTCATATTCGCAAAAACGCCAGTTCTTATGGAATTGACCCCAAAGGTCTCATTGTCATTGGCGATTCGGCCGGAGGTCACCTAGCTTCATGTATGGCTACAATTGTCAAACCAGAAGCTCGAGCCAATGCACTTGTTGATTGCAATGGCATTACTGACTTAACTTATGAACCCTGGATCAGTAATGTAAAACCCTGTAATGATCCGATTAGCAAGGCTAAACAAGCTTCTCCCGTCTTCAACATCCCGACGCAGCCCATACCCGCTCTCATTCTTCACGGCGACCAAGACTTTATTGTTGTTGAAAAAATGGCAAGAGAATTCCATAATGCCTTGTATAGCAAAGGATATTCGTCAGAATTCAAACTCTATAAAGGAGCTCGTCACGCCTTTATCGTGTACAACTACAGTGCAACTTTAGAAGAAACGACTCAATGCCTTTTAGATATTGATGCATTTGCGGTAAAACACAATTTTTTAAAGGGTCCTGCGACTATAAAGATGCCAAATTATTCTAACTCTGATAAAAGAATTATTTTAGAATCAAAACAAGTAAAAGCAGGACAGGAGTTTACACAAGTGGCTGACTTTCCTGGGCAATTTACCTTAAGCCTAAAAATTAAACCCGAAAAGAAATTTAATGGTAGTCTCTTGCAACTCGCAGGTAGCTTTGGGCTTAATCACAACGTACATAATAATGGGCACGACTTATCCAGCTGCCGATTCCGTCAAAGAAACAATGATTTTAAGCTCATTGCAGAGCAATGGAATGACTACCAATTAGCCGTTTTTAAAGATAAAGTTGTCATTACTTTGAACGGCCAAACATTAGAATATGAAAAAAATCTTCCCCTAGGATTCATTTCAAACACAGTGATTATTGGCAAAGGCTTAAAAGCCGAGATCAAAGATCTGAAATTCTATAATTCCCCCTTCTAA